The sequence CCTGGCGGCCACGGCGTTGCAGATCGGTTGGTGGCTGTACGCCGCGCGTACCCTTACGGTGTTGCTCGGTACGGTGATGATGCAGCGGGTCGGGCACGGCGGGCGGCTGCTGCAAGACCTGATAGGCGCGGTGATCTTCCTGATTGCGATCATTGCCGCCATGGCCTACGTGCTCGACCTGCCGGTCAAGGGCGTGTTGGCCACCTCCGGCGCGGTGGCGATCATCGTCGGCTTGGCGTTGCAAAGCACATTAAGTGATGTGTTTTCCGGCATCGTGCTCAACACCACCAAGCCCTATCAAGTGGATGACTGGATCTCCATCGACGGCACCGAAGGCCGGGTCACCGACATCGACTGGCGTGCCACGCGGCTGCAAACCTCCCAGGGCAGCATGGCGGTGATTCCCAACTCGTTGGCGGCCAAGGCCAAGATCATCAACTTCTCGCGCCCGGCGGATATGTTCGGGCTGGCGGTCAGTGTGCAAGTCAGCCCCCATGCGCGGCCGCAAGTGGTCATCGAAGCCCTGGAGCGGGCCATGCAAGGTTGCCGGCCACTGTTGGTCAAGCCGGCGCCCAGCGTCGCCTTCAAGACCTCCGTCAGTGGCGGGGTGGAATATGAAATCAGTGGTTTCGTGCCGGCCATGGGGCAGAAACGCGAAGTGCGCAACCAGCTTTACGACTTGGCTTATCGGCATCTTGCAGCGGCGGGTGTGAGCCTGCTGTCGGCCACCGAAGGGGCCACGCCGGCGGCCACATCACGGGCGCGGGCACTGCTGGAAAGCTCGAATATCTTCTCCACCCTGCGTCAGGAGGAGAAGGAAACCTTCAGCCAGAACATGACCCTGAAAACCTTCCGTGCCGGGGAGATGATCCTGCCGGCCGGAGAGGTCAGCGACCACCTGTTTATTGTCGAGTCCGGCGTGGTCTCGGTGATCTTGAGCAAAGGCGGGCACAAATTCGAAGCCGGACGCATGGGACCGGGGGAAGTCATCGGCGAGGGCGGGATCCTGTCTGACCAGTCAGTGCCGGCGGACTTCACGGCCAAGACCTATTGCACGCTGTACCGGATTGAGAAGGAATACCTCAAGCCTTGCCTGGATGCGCGCCACGACATTGGCGAGGCGATGAAAAACCTGCTGGATTTCCGCTTGCATGCGGCCCAGAACCTGACTCAGGAAGCGCCGGTAGTGCCGGTGAAGAAGGGGTTCTTGCAGTGGCTGCGTAGCCGAACCTGACGTTGGGGCATTGGCTACCTGTTCTTCCCCCGAATTGGCTATTTGTCCGGGGCAGTGGGGTGACTAAGCTGGGCACCACTTCCTACTGTCTTGGAGTATCACCATGCACGCTCGTACCGACTTTTACACTGCTTCGCCTGATGCCATGAAAGCCATGCTTGCCCTGGAGGCGGCTGTCGGCAAGCTGTCGCTGGAACTGCCGTTGCTGGAGCTGGTGCGCCTGCGGGTTTCGCAGATCAACGGGTGTGCGTTTTGTCTGGACATGCATACGGCTGATGCCCGTAAAGGCGGGGAGACGGAGCGTCGGTTGTATACGTTGTCGGCTTGGCGTGAGACGCCGTTCTTTACTCCGCGTGAGCAGGCGGCGTTGGCTTGGGCAGAGAGTTTGACGTTGATCAGTCAGACGCATGCTTCGGATGAGGATTATGCGCGGGTTGCTGCGGAGTTTAGTCCGAAAGAGCAGGTGGACTTGAGTGTGGCGATTGCTACGATTAATAGTTGGAATCGGTTGGCGATTGGGTTTCGCAAGATGCCTAAGTAATCAGGGGGACGTGGCGGCCTGGTAGCCGACCAGGCTGTTTGGTTGTTTGAGTACATATCCATTTCTTCGGTGATGGCTACCTATGGTTCCGCTCTTACAGCGGGTCACTTTTGGCAAACGCCCCAAAAGTAACCAAAAAGTCTTGCCCCACCATTCGGCGCCTCGCCCAGGCTCGGCGTGCCCTCACTCTGGCATTGCTCCGTGGGCCGCCGCGACGGGCCATCCATGGCCCAACGCGGCTATCCCGGCATCCATGCCGGGATGCCCACTGCGCAATGCCTGCGTTCGGCCATCATGGTTAACGGGGCCGGATAGATCAAAATCAAAAGCACGGCGGCCTGAAAGCCGACCTGAGTGGTAGAAGCAAAGGCAAGGTCCAGCAAGGACCAGAGCGAAAGCAGATCTGCTTTTCTGTGGGAGCTGGCTTGCCTGCGATGCAGGCAACTCGGTCTTTCAGGAACACCGAGGTGATGCCATCGCAGGCAAGCCAGCTCCCACAGTAGACCGTGCCCGTTTTTGATTTTGCCTTCGCTTCACACCACTCAAGCCGGCCGGTAGGCCGCTGTGTTCTTGATCTGCTTTTGACTTTGATCTTAGGCGCCCCGTTAAACCACGATGGCTGAACGCAGGCATTGATCCGTGGGTAAACCGGCAGGACGCCGGTTTAGCCGCACTGGGCCATGGATGGCCCATTGCGGCGGCCCACGGAGCAATGCCGGAGTGAGGGCACACCGAGCCTAGGCGAGGTGCCGAGTGGTGGGGCAAGAGCGTTTTGCTTACTTTTGCGCTGTTCAAAAGTGAGCCGCTGTAAGAGCGGAACCAATAGCAGCCGTTACCGCAGCAACGGATATACCCCCCAAAACCGCCTACCTCAAAAATTAACCGAAGCACTCAACCGAGCCGTCAACGGCGCCCCTTGGAACAAATAATCATCCCCCAGATACTCCCCTGCATCCCGCCAATAACGCTTGTCAAACACGTTATCCACCGTCAACCGAAAAACAGTCTCATACCCCTCGATCCGCGTGGTGTAACGACTCCCCACATTGAAGATTGCATAATCCCCGACCTCAACCTGCCCAGTACGATTGGCATACTTGCTGGCGCTGTACTGCACCCCACCAAGCACCGCCAGCCCGTCCACCCAGGGCAAGGCATAGTCAGCATACAAACTGGCCCGCAGCTTTGGCACGTTGATCGCCTGATGGCCCTCATATTCCGGCGTACCACTGCCACTGACCCGAGCCCGAATAGCCGCAGCACTGGCCGCAATCTGCAAGCGCGACGTCACCCAACCGTTGGCAGACAACTCCAGTCCGGTGTTTTTCTGTTCGCCCTGTTGCACGTAGGTGTAGGTGCCTGCGTCATCCGGCTTGGCGTATTGATAGGCCTGGCGTGTCTGGAATACGGCGGCGGCAAAACTGATACGGCGCCAGTCGTATTTCACCCCGGCTTCGATTTGGCGGGAGACGGTAGGGGCGAGGGTTTCGAAGCTGTTGAGGGCAAACCAAGGTGCTGTGCCGCCCAAGGACAAGCCCTTGCTGTAGCTGGTATACAGCGACAGATTCTCCACTGGCTTGTAGATCAGTGCTGCCTGGGGCAGGAACACGTACTGTTGGGTGTGACGTGACGGATTGCCGTCCTTGTCGAAGGCGTGCTCGTCGAGGCGCACTTCGCGGCCACCCAGTACGGTCTGCCATTGTTCGTTGAGGCTGATGCGATCGGTCAGGAACAGCCCGTATTGACGGCTATCGAGACGGCGGTGACTATCGTTAAGCTTTCCGCTATAGCGGGGAAAATTTTCCGGCTCCTGATCGATATTGCCGATGCCGATAAATTCATTGATCGGTTCTCGCTGGTTCACTATTTGGCGAAATGCACTCGTGCCAAATGTCAGCTCATGACCCAGGCCTGCGGTATTGAACAGCCCGGTCATTGCCGCCTGTACTTCGTCATTACGTCGAGTGTCATCAGGACTACGGAAGTCGTAGATGCCGTAGTCACCATTCGGGCTGAAGTAGTTGCCATTACCTGCCGTATCACCGCCCCACGCAAACGAACTGTAATCATCAATCACCACCTTGCTGCGCGAGGCACTGACACTGCCTTTCCACTGGTCGCTGAAACGATACTCAAACTTGCCATTGAGGTTCAGCGAATCAATGCCCACCTGATTGGCACCGCTCTGATGCCCCAGCAGTTTTTTCGGTGAAGCGTGATGCGGCAACTCCGTACCCCCGAGCAACTGGTATCCAGGCACCGAACGCTGTTGCTTGTTCTGATACTCGACGTCCAGTTGCAACAGCGCATCCGGGCTGATGCTCCAGTCAAAGGCCAGCGACAGGAAGTCCCGCTGGCCATTGGCGTGTTCGACATAAGAGTTGAGGTCTTCATGGGCCACGTTGGCCCGCAGGCCGAATTGTTGCTCGCTGCCAAACCAGCCACCTACATCCGTGGCGATATAGCCGCTGCCGCGATCGTCGGTGGACACCGTCACCGAACGCACATCTTCCGGGCGTTTGGTCACGTAGTTGATCACGCCGCTGGGTTCGGAAATGCCGCTTTGCAAACCCGACAAGCCCTTGAGCAATTCCACCCGCTGTTTGTTTTCCAGGGCGACGTTTTGCTCACCGGTGATGGTGCGGCCATTGATCTTGTAACTGCTGGCAGCATTCAGGGAGAAGCCGCGTACCACGAAGTTTTCGTAGTAGCCGATGGGCGCATAACTTTCACCCACTGAGGCGTCATTACGCAGCACTTCGCTGAGCAGGCGCGCCTGCTGATCCTTGATCATTGACTCGTTGATCACCGTTATCGAGGCCGGTGTATCCAGCAAAGGTGCTTCGTCAAAACCACCCACCGAGGCGCTGCTGTTTTGATAGCCGGAAGGTGTGTCGCCCTCGATTTGGGTGGGCGCAAGCTCTAAGTCTGTGGCACGGCTGGTGGAGCTCGTGGCCATCAGCAGGCTGGCGGTCATGAGGTTGAGGGCGAAACGGCCCGTCAGGGCAGATGAGCGATACAGCATAACCATGGAAAGCTCCCGGACTACCGCAGTCCCTTGCCAGATCAAACGTGCGGGCACGGTCAATCTTCAGGGCGCAGTGGATGATTCAGGCTGGAAAGGGGGGGCACTATACCCAAAGCCAGGCTTTTGGGGGCAATTGTGGTTCGGTGCTATGGGTATCTGATGGCCGGGAGAGGGAGCAGGGCGCCGGCGCGGTGGTAATCGTGTGGCAAGCCGATGTCGATAAAGCTGCCCGAGGTTTCAAACCCCAGGAGTGGAGTACCGTTGTCCATCAGTTTGGGCAGCAGTTGTTCTTCCAGAGACAGGACCTGGCCGGGCTGATAGTCCAGGTGGTTCAGGCTGGTGCGGCGGACCCAGTACACCCCGCCATTTGCCAGTGCCCCGAGCTGGCCGCGTTGGGATGCGAACCTGTGGATATGACCATCGGTGTCGATATCAATGCCCATGTAGCGATCGGCTTCGCTCGCTCGAAATAGCGCCAGGCAGACGCCCGCGCGATGTTGTTCGGCAAACTGCTGGAAGGCCATCAGGTCTAGGGCGAACCAGGTGTCGCCATTGAGCAGCAGGAAACTCTCCTCACCCTCCGTCAGATGCTCAAGGGCCAGCAGCAGTCCCCCGCCGGTGCCCAGGGGCTGTGATTCGAAGGCATACGCAATCGGTACCCGGCGATAGCCGTTACCGAAGTGATCGACGATCACGTCACCGCGATACCCCACCGACAGGATGAAGCGCTCGATTCCCTGGTCTATCCAGTAGTCCAGTAAGTACTCGAGGAACGGCCGACCTTCGATCGGGGCCATGGGTTTGGGAACATCGGTCACGACACTGCGCAAGCGGGTACCGAGGCCTCCGGCGAGAATCACAGCGGTACGTGTTTTCATGCAAGGGACTCTCGATCAAAGCCCATTGGGCTGGTACAGCACGATCCGGCTGCCGGAGTGTTCGAACTGAAAGGGCACATGCACCAGGTCGCGCAGGCTTTCGCGAACCCTGGCCTGGAGTTCGGGCTTGACGAACAACAGCATGAAGCCGCCGCCACCGGCGCCCAAGAGCTTGCCGCCTATGGCGCCTGATGATCGGGCGATGGTGTAGAGATGGTCCAGATCAGGGTTACTGACCTTGTTCGACAAGGTTTTTTTCAACTGCCAACTGTGATCCAGCAGTTCACCGAAGGCTTCCAGCGGCCCCGAGCCCTGCAGAATGTCGAGCGCTTCGTCGACCATGGCGTGGATTTGGGTCAGCTCCACATGCCGTGCGGCGAGGTTATCGATTTTTGATTGGGCGATTTGGGCAGCGATCCGTGAGAACCCGGTAAAAAACAGCATCAGGTGTGTTTGCAATGCCTCCAGGCGAGCCTTGGGTACGATGGTGGGGGTGACATTAAAGCCGCCTCCCCGCAAGAAATCGATTCGGTTAAAGCCGCCAAATGCTGCGGCGATTTGATCCTGGGAGCCAACACTTTCGGCGATGACCCGTTGCTCGACATGGATAGCCAGTTCAGCCAGGGATTCGTGGGAGATGTGTTGGCCTTGCAACGCCTTGATGGCATGCAGCAAACCGACAGTGAATGATGAACTGGAGCCCATGCCCGAGCGGGCAGGCAGGTCGCCATCGACATGCACTTCCAGGCCTTCATCGCAGCCCAGATGTCCGAGTACTGCACGTACCGCCGGGTGTTGTATTTCACTGGGGTGCATGACGTTTTCGATACGCGAATAAACGATCCGGTATTTGTGGTCAAAAAAAGGTGGCAGGTGTCGACAGCTGATGTAGCAGTACTTGTCGATCGAGGTGGACAGTACGGCGCCGCCATGGTCCTGGTACCAAGCCGGATAATCGGTGCCTCCGCCAAAAAAGGAGATGCGATAGGGGGTGCGAGTAATGATCACAGGTGAAGGGCTCCCGATAGGGCCGCCAGGAAGTCAGATTGGAAATAAAAGAATGGGCGCTGCAGTAAATAACCGTGAACTACGGGTGATCCGTCCATGGCAATCCTTAACTAATACGCATTGTTTGTAAGAAAATACCTACATTATATTTTGTCGTTTTGAACACGTTCCTGTGTTTCGTAACGTTCATCAGGTTTGGTGGGTTAAGTCAGGCAGTTACGGCAATGGTTATTGTGGGTTTGCCAGTTTTTTATAGATTGTGGTTATAACGGTTCCATTCGTTTTTGATACTCGCTAAGGGCCAGCATAGCAGTGGTTAAGAACAACGCACCCGCCGTTTGTCGGCGACGATAAGGCTGTTTCAGAGGGGCTAATAAAAATTTGCGTAGTGGTAAACAACTGCTAGCGTAGAACAACACTGAAGGCCTCTGCGGTTCATGAGTTGTCGGTTCCGAGGGATAAGGTCGTCAAAATCGTTGTTTCAGGGAAGATGTTGAAATGTACTAGGGATAATTCGCTATAACCGGATCGAAAATTATCGTGAATGCTGCTTATGACAGTGGCATGGATTTTTTTGATCAAAAGTTAATTATTTTTCCCCATTACTGTTTGAGTGCAAGGGGCGTTCGGCTATGAATGATGTTATTCAGTTTGTTCAAGTTCAAAGTTCTTGTAATAACCCTTTGATTCATGCTGAGTTACCAAAGGCTATATACATAGAACTGACAGATCGCTGTAACTTGACCTGTCCGATGTGCCGCTGCAGTCCGGTAAAAGGCAATATCCTGCCTTTGCCATTGTTCAAGGAAATGGCCGCAACGTTATTTCCCGGCGCCACGTTTGTGGACCTGCGTGGCTGGGGGGAGAGCACCATCATTCCGGGCTTTCTCGACTACCTCGATGTGGCGTTGGCCTACCCGGTCAAGATCAAGCTGATCACCAATGCCGTGGTACGCAAGCCGTCAATGTGGCAGCGCCTGGGCCAGGAGGGCATTACGGTCGGGGTGTCGTTCGACGCCGCCACCGCACCGTTGTTTCGCGAGTTGCGAGGGGGTGCCAATCTCGAGCACGTCATGGCCAATCTGCGGCTGCTTACCGCTGCTCAACGAGAGGCGGGCCATGATCCGGCGGAAAAGCTTTATC is a genomic window of Pseudomonas sp. ADAK18 containing:
- a CDS encoding TonB-dependent siderophore receptor; amino-acid sequence: MVMLYRSSALTGRFALNLMTASLLMATSSTSRATDLELAPTQIEGDTPSGYQNSSASVGGFDEAPLLDTPASITVINESMIKDQQARLLSEVLRNDASVGESYAPIGYYENFVVRGFSLNAASSYKINGRTITGEQNVALENKQRVELLKGLSGLQSGISEPSGVINYVTKRPEDVRSVTVSTDDRGSGYIATDVGGWFGSEQQFGLRANVAHEDLNSYVEHANGQRDFLSLAFDWSISPDALLQLDVEYQNKQQRSVPGYQLLGGTELPHHASPKKLLGHQSGANQVGIDSLNLNGKFEYRFSDQWKGSVSASRSKVVIDDYSSFAWGGDTAGNGNYFSPNGDYGIYDFRSPDDTRRNDEVQAAMTGLFNTAGLGHELTFGTSAFRQIVNQREPINEFIGIGNIDQEPENFPRYSGKLNDSHRRLDSRQYGLFLTDRISLNEQWQTVLGGREVRLDEHAFDKDGNPSRHTQQYVFLPQAALIYKPVENLSLYTSYSKGLSLGGTAPWFALNSFETLAPTVSRQIEAGVKYDWRRISFAAAVFQTRQAYQYAKPDDAGTYTYVQQGEQKNTGLELSANGWVTSRLQIAASAAAIRARVSGSGTPEYEGHQAINVPKLRASLYADYALPWVDGLAVLGGVQYSASKYANRTGQVEVGDYAIFNVGSRYTTRIEGYETVFRLTVDNVFDKRYWRDAGEYLGDDYLFQGAPLTARLSASVNF
- a CDS encoding sugar phosphate nucleotidyltransferase; its protein translation is MKTRTAVILAGGLGTRLRSVVTDVPKPMAPIEGRPFLEYLLDYWIDQGIERFILSVGYRGDVIVDHFGNGYRRVPIAYAFESQPLGTGGGLLLALEHLTEGEESFLLLNGDTWFALDLMAFQQFAEQHRAGVCLALFRASEADRYMGIDIDTDGHIHRFASQRGQLGALANGGVYWVRRTSLNHLDYQPGQVLSLEEQLLPKLMDNGTPLLGFETSGSFIDIGLPHDYHRAGALLPLPAIRYP
- a CDS encoding mechanosensitive ion channel family protein, which translates into the protein MPSFIADHPMFCALALILIDLLLWRLIATNASNWKLVVRLVIFAVFSALLFNEGMNPMQVAPWVENVPLHLAATALQIGWWLYAARTLTVLLGTVMMQRVGHGGRLLQDLIGAVIFLIAIIAAMAYVLDLPVKGVLATSGAVAIIVGLALQSTLSDVFSGIVLNTTKPYQVDDWISIDGTEGRVTDIDWRATRLQTSQGSMAVIPNSLAAKAKIINFSRPADMFGLAVSVQVSPHARPQVVIEALERAMQGCRPLLVKPAPSVAFKTSVSGGVEYEISGFVPAMGQKREVRNQLYDLAYRHLAAAGVSLLSATEGATPAATSRARALLESSNIFSTLRQEEKETFSQNMTLKTFRAGEMILPAGEVSDHLFIVESGVVSVILSKGGHKFEAGRMGPGEVIGEGGILSDQSVPADFTAKTYCTLYRIEKEYLKPCLDARHDIGEAMKNLLDFRLHAAQNLTQEAPVVPVKKGFLQWLRSRT
- a CDS encoding carboxymuconolactone decarboxylase family protein, with the protein product MHARTDFYTASPDAMKAMLALEAAVGKLSLELPLLELVRLRVSQINGCAFCLDMHTADARKGGETERRLYTLSAWRETPFFTPREQAALAWAESLTLISQTHASDEDYARVAAEFSPKEQVDLSVAIATINSWNRLAIGFRKMPK
- a CDS encoding kinase, which translates into the protein MIITRTPYRISFFGGGTDYPAWYQDHGGAVLSTSIDKYCYISCRHLPPFFDHKYRIVYSRIENVMHPSEIQHPAVRAVLGHLGCDEGLEVHVDGDLPARSGMGSSSSFTVGLLHAIKALQGQHISHESLAELAIHVEQRVIAESVGSQDQIAAAFGGFNRIDFLRGGGFNVTPTIVPKARLEALQTHLMLFFTGFSRIAAQIAQSKIDNLAARHVELTQIHAMVDEALDILQGSGPLEAFGELLDHSWQLKKTLSNKVSNPDLDHLYTIARSSGAIGGKLLGAGGGGFMLLFVKPELQARVRESLRDLVHVPFQFEHSGSRIVLYQPNGL